One Anaerobaca lacustris genomic window, CTTGAGAGTACCGAGTTTCAGGCTATCCTGATCTCTCCTGTTTGGCAATCTGCATTCTGAGTTTCGAGTGTTCGATGCTCAGGTCGATCCATTGTTCGATCAAGCGGGTGAACCGCTTGTAGGTTGTGATCTGTTTGCGGATGTCTGGTTGCCATTCGGAGCGTACATACTCTGTATGACTCTTCATCTGACGGGTGTAGCTGATTTGCCAGTAGGCCCCCACGCGTTCCTTTGGGTTGCGGTACTGGCGCGTCAGTGAACCCGGCCGCATGGGACCGATCTGCCCCAGGGCCTCTTTGATTCGAGCGATCCTTTGCTCAATCTGATCCATCCTTTTCTTGCTCATGGTGACTCCTTTCGCATGGAATAGTATAGCATATATATGCTATACTACGCCCAGGGCCGTGTCAACCCCTGAAACGAAGAAAAGGCCTCGCTCTATGAAAGGAGTCATGGATGCTCTGGAGACATTGGTGGAATCTCGTGTGCCAACTCCGTCCTGCCTGTTCACGGGGGAGGACATTCCTTTGGATGATGACGGCTCTGGCGGGGATGACGGTTCGCACCGATCTCCGGGGAGTGACCAGCATTGTGCGTGCGTTGGGGCTACGGCCCATCTACTACGACCGCATCCTAGACTTTGTTCACAGTGCCGCGTTGGACCTGGATACACTCACCCGCACTTGGCGCAACCTGGTCTTCAAAGCGCATCCGGGCATCCTTCGCGTCGAGGGCAGGCCGGTGCTGGTGGGCGATGGCATCAAGGTCGCCAAGGCCGGCCGCAAGATGCCCGCGGTCAAAAAGCTCCACCAGCAGTCCGAGTCCAACACCAAGCCGGAGTATATCTTCGGCCATTCCTGCCAGGCCGTCGCCGTTCTGGCACAGGCCCTGTTGAGCGTATTCGCCATCCCTCTGACCTGTCGTATCCACGAGGGTGTCGTCTTCAGCAATCGCGACAAGCGAACCTTGCTGGACAAGATGATCCTGCTGATCGATTCCCTGGGAATCCCTGAACCGTTCTATTTTGTCGCCGACGCCTACTATGGCACCGGTCGTATCATTCGCGGGCTGCTCGCCCAAGGCAACCATCTGGTCACGCGCGTCAAGAGCAATG contains:
- a CDS encoding DUF6788 family protein; translated protein: MSKKRMDQIEQRIARIKEALGQIGPMRPGSLTRQYRNPKERVGAYWQISYTRQMKSHTEYVRSEWQPDIRKQITTYKRFTRLIEQWIDLSIEHSKLRMQIAKQERSG
- a CDS encoding transposase, which translates into the protein MLWRHWWNLVCQLRPACSRGRTFLWMMTALAGMTVRTDLRGVTSIVRALGLRPIYYDRILDFVHSAALDLDTLTRTWRNLVFKAHPGILRVEGRPVLVGDGIKVAKAGRKMPAVKKLHQQSESNTKPEYIFGHSCQAVAVLAQALLSVFAIPLTCRIHEGVVFSNRDKRTLLDKMILLIDSLGIPEPFYFVADAYYGTGRIIRGLLAQGNHLVTRVKSNAVAWYPAPPLPPGASRRRGRPRKYGNKIKVSSLLKKVDRLQEAASPIYGEKDVTIQWAVADLLWRPVGTLIRFVAVIHPHRGVILLMSTDLNLAPLEIIRIYGLRFKIEVSFKQALHVIGAYAYHFWMAAMTPLRRVSGNQYLHRKPQSYRDGVRRKMAAYHRHMQLGLIAQ